The genome window GCCCAGAATCAGCACGGCTGAAGCGGCGGTAAGCCAGCGGCGGTAATCGATGCTTCTCGCCTTTGGCTGGGAGTTGAGGGGTATTACCGGAGGCTTATTTTCAGCTGATTTGCGTTCTTTATAGCGTTTGAGCGCCGCCTGCACTCGATTTTGAATGGTTATAGTTCGTAGCCCTACCCGCAGGTCGCGTTGAGTCTGCATTTCGGCGGCGAGTTCGGCATTCGCCTGGATTTCATGCTCTAAGTCCTTTTGGTCTGCCGCCGAAAGTTGCCCATTTAAATAGGCTTCGATAAGTTCATATTGTTCAGGTGTCAGTTTCATGAACCTTGTCGTTTAGCCAGTTGCAAATAGAATTCTTTTAGCTTTTCGGTACAATCGTAGCGTTTCGCTTTCGTAGAGTTTTCTTTTAAGCCCAATTTTTCTGCAATCTCGCGTAGTGATAATTCATCGATATAAAACCATTCAATGAGGTTTTTGCAATCTCCTTTAAGTTGGTTGAGCGCAGCCCGCACCGTTTGTACTAACTCTGCCCGCTCAAGATTAGCCTGTAGATCGGCATCGTCGACTGGCTGAATGCTTTCCGTCAGGTTACTGTTCTTGGTCCGCCGGGCTGACTTTACTTCGTTAATCCACACTTTTTTGCTATAATCAAAAATAACGCTAGTTACTTTAGTTGTTGCCTGAAACTGATACCGTCCATTTTCCAGGTTAATCAGAAAGCTTTCTAATCCTTTTTGAAAGGCGTCTTCGGCGTCCATTTCGGAGCCGTTATGGGTATATACCCAATGGGTAAATGGCCCAAGCAACTGGTCATAGACGTAGTCAAAAGCAGATTCGTCATGCTGGCGCAGGGCATAGTAAAGAGTATGATTATCGGTATAGTTAAAATGAGACATTTAGGAATACTTTGCTGACAAGTCAGTGCCATCGAAAGATACAGGTTGTTTCATTAAGGGTGGCGTTACTTTTGATTAATGGGTTCGTGTGGTAGAAACGGAATGATCGGTTGCCTTCGAAGCGCTTTGGAACGCTGCATTTTCGGATGGGCAAAAAGCGCCAAAACCCAAAGCGTTACAATGGTCGGTAACAAGTATTTATCCCAGGCTACGTGGACTTTTCCCAGAAGAAGGATATTCAGCAGGGCAATCCAGCCTGCCAGACCGTCCTTAGCCCAATAAACCAGCGCGTAGAGCACAGCCAGTATAAAAAACGCAACCCATCGTTGATTTGGCATAAAAGTAGCACTGTAATGCATTAACTCATTAACGCTTGTGTCCTGATAAAATGCTGATCATAAAGCCAGTAGAGATTAACTGAACGCCGATGGTCAAAAGCAGAATAAAAGGAATCAGAACACGAAGCATATATTGAGGATCCAAACGACCGAAAGAAGTTTCTTCCCAGATCTGAAAACTGTACACTAGGCCAAGTCCACCGAGCAGGAGAAATGAAAGGCCGCCAAAAATCATTTTATTGATAAAAGAGGGTTTAGTTACCTGTTCGGTCCAGCGGCGTTTGGGAAAAACAGTTGTAATCGCTCCGTTAATGTGACTGATAAGCCCTAGGGCAATAAGTTGTAAGCCAATAATGAGGGCAACCGCTCCAACCAGCATGAAATGGATATCGAACTGAATTTGGCGAATTTCCGGCGTATGGGGCAGCAGCCAAAGGCAGATCAACAAGCCTAAAACGCTGATTAGAATACCCGGAATAATAAACAACCAGCGAGGGCTGTATACGAGCAGAAAATGCAGATGACGCCATCCGTCCTGCCAGGTGCGAAGTTGGGGAGCACGGGAACGTCCGTTGCGGGAGAGCGTTACCGGAACTTCCGTAATCTTAGCCTGATTTAGGGAGGCTTTTACCACCATTTCGCTGGCAAATTCCGTGCCTGGGGACCTCAGGTTCCAGCGCTCGTACTCCTTTTTGTGAAAACCCCGCAGGCCACAGTGGAAATCGCCAATTTGAATGTTGTAAAAAAGCCGGCCTATAAACGACAGCATTGGATTGCCTAAGTATCTGTGAAGCAACGGCATTGCTTGCTTGGCGATGCCGCCTTTAAACCGGTTTCCTATCACCAGGGTGTAGCCTGCTTCAAGCTGCTCCAGCAAACGAGGGAGTTCAAAAAAATTGTAAGAGTCGTCGGCAGCGCCCATGATGATGTATTGGCCTCTGGCAGCCATGATTCCCCCTTGCAGAGTGTTTCCGTAGCCTTTTTTATGCACTGACACCAAGCGAGCGCCGCAGCGTAAAGCAATGGCCTGTGAATCATCCGTACTGCCGTTGTCTGCGATGATAATTTCTCCTTGAATATTATTTTCAAAAAAGGTTTGTTGAATTTTGAGGATACACGTTTTTAGGGTTTCGGCTTCATTGAGGCAGGGCAGAACCACCGAAAGCGTTGGGGTGGGAACTGCGCGTGGTAGCCTGACCTTGGCTGAACCTGAAATGATGTATTCGGTATAGATTTTAGTAAGCATAAAAGGTCGTCACAAGGGAGTAATGAATCAAGCAGTGTTAATGGTAGGCGCTGGTCTAGCTAATTATGATGTTGATCCAGCCAGGTCAGTAGTTTTTTGTCATAGAGCTCGTTAAATTTTCGGGCAAACAGGCATTGGGAAGTTAGTGAACTCTCTAAGTCGTTCATAGACAGAGGCGTTTGGTAGGCTTCGGGTGGACGGTTCCAGTGGGTGAACGTGCAGTTGGAGTTGATGATAATTCCGCGTTCTTCTTCGCTGGCGTTGAGCAAAAGCGTCTGAAAAAAGAATTCATCTGAAACCAGCGTTCGCCTGAAAAAGGTGGCTATTTCTGGAAAGCTGGCCACTTTTTTGAGCAAGTAGTTGGTTGCTTTCCAGCTCAGGCGGACCCAGTTGGAGCCAAAATAAAACGGGTAGCCAAGGAGGGCTGGGCGGGGTAGGGGAAATTGTCCCGAAAGTCTGATTGCTGCATTAATTCTCTTTTTTAACCAGCCTCCGTTGTCGTACGGATAAATAATCGCCCGGTTAAGAGGCAGATAAAAATGGTATTTGCTAACCCGATCGTGCATGTTTGCTTCGAGCTGCGTAATGGGCACATGATGCACAAAACTGCAATTGGGGTAGGCGCTAAAATGGGTGCTAATCGCTTCAGAGCTAACGAGCGGGTAATCCTGACCACTCAGGATAATAAGCTGATCAAAAAGCTGTTGGCTGTCGATAATTTCCTGAATACCTGCTAATTTCGCCTCAACGAACGTATAGCGTCCCCATTGGGCATGATAGCGTTTTTGCACGAATCGAACAGGAAGCCCCTGTAGCTCGCGACAAAAAACAGACTGGTCGCTTTTGGCATCCACGTGTACCCAAAAAGTACTCGCCGAACTTTGCAGACGCTCAATCAGGCGCCGGCATTGCTGCGGTAACGTATGGACCAGCAAAAGATAGACAAGACGAGGCGAAAGCTTCGCTCCGGCGCTTGATGCCCTGAAAGAGTCCATGCCGACCTATCGATTGGTGATTTGTTTTACCCAACGACGTACGCCAGATGGGACCAGCGTGCGCATGATATTGCCCGGCAGATACAGCTTGTAGGCGTAGCCAATATGATTAATGGAGGTATTGAGATATTTACTCTTAACTTCCTGACCCGTAGCGATATTGGTTACTTTCTGAATGGAGATGCGTTCGAGGGCCATATCGGTTAGCATCGGGCGGTAATAAGCACAGTCGGAAAAATAATAATGGTTGACTTGCGTATACCGGGTGCTACCTGCCTGCGTAATCGGCTCTCCGCCATGCAGCAGGTTGGCTGACCAGATCATAGCCTGGCCTTTTTTGAGATTTAATACGCGTTTCTCCAGCTTTTTCTTGGCTACCAGCTCAGCAATAAAATCTTCATAACGAGCGTAATAACTAGCCAGCATCTCTTCCATCGACGTGCTAGCCGAGCCTTTTAAGCCCAATATAGACAGGTCGTAAAAAGGAAGTTTGTGGCTTTTGGGATAATAGTGAAGCGGCCCATTTCCGTCATGAATATCTTCCAAAGCAACCCAGACGCCGGCCAGAAACCGCTCCGGGATCGAGTTAAAATGGATGGAATCGCTGTGCGTGCGCTGCTGGCTGCCCGTACTGAAGTTGAGGGTTTGGAAAGGAACAGGCTGCCGACGGTAGAGCATCGTCAATACCTGCATGACTTTCGGAGCCGACGCAATCTTTTTTACGGCTTCATTGTATTTCCAGGCGTCCTGCAAACGGTTGGTCCCATGATCCTGAAAAGTGGGTTTGAGGCTATCACGTACTTCTGTAAGGACCTTTTCGTCGATTTCAGGATCAATAACGACATAGCCATCTTCAGCATACTGTTGAAGCAGCACTTTGGTTTCCGGGCTGTAAGCTGATTCTTCCAGTTCCTGTAGAAAAAAAGGAGATTCGACCCAGGGCGTATTTAGAGGAGGCATAGCTAAAGTATTTAGGTTTCGATACTTTATCAATTGGCCTCAAAAAAGGTAAGTCGGATTTTGTAAAAATTTTCTGGATAATCGAATTTATTTCGGAGCCATGCGGATGGCACCATCCAGCCGGATCACTTCGCCATTGAGCATTGGGTTTTCCACAATGGATTTTGCCAGCAGCGCATACTCCTGCGGGCGACCCAACCGCGACGGAAACGGCACCTGCTGGCCCAGCGAAAGGCGGGCTTCTTCGGGCAGACCCAGGAGGAGGGGAGTTTCAAACAGACCGGGTGCGATGGTCATAACCCGAATGCCCGTTCGGGCCAGATCCCGCGCAATGGGTAAAGTCATGCTCACAATACCGCCTTTTGACGCTGCATAAGCTACCTGACCAATCTGTCCGTCAAAAGCCGCAGCGGAAGCGGTATTGATAATGACACCGCGTTCTCCTTCGGTATTGGGCGTGTTCTTTTCCATCGCAAAAGCCGCCAGACGAATGACGTTGAAGGTGCCAATGAGGTTAATTTTGATGGTTTTTTCGAAAGCCGCCAGGGAATGAGGTCCGTAAAGGCCATCTACCTTTCCAATGGTTTTCCTGGCTTCGGCAATACCGGCACAGTTGACGGTGATCGATAAGTAACCAAATTCCTGCATGGCCAGATCAACGGCCGCCTGAACGTCGGTTTCGCTGGTAACGTCCGTACGAACAAACCGGACTTTGGGGCCTAACTCGGTAGCCAGCGCTTTTCCCCGTTCTTCGTTCAGGTCAACGATAACTACATTGGCACCTTGTTCGTGAAAAAGACGCACGGTGGCTTCGCCGAGACCAGAAGCTCCTCCGGTAATCAGGGCGGTAGCGTTTAAAAAATCCATCCGGTAAATGATCTATAAAATGGCAATCAGTTCTTTCAAATGACTTATCTCATACGTTGGCTGCTCCGCTTCTACCGGAAGCTGCGCCGGATTATAGTAGACAACATCCATACCCGCCCGGATAGCGCCCAGCACATCCGCGTCGTAGTTATCTCCAATCATCAGGCTTTCTCCAAGCGATGCCTCTGTCACGTTCAACGCAAATTCAAAAATAAGCGGATCCGGTTTTTTGGCATTGGCTTTCTGGTTGGTGATGATGTGCTCGAAATAGTCAGTAATGCCCGAGCTACTCATTTTGAGCGTCTGGATTTCATCGAAGCCATTGGTAATAATATGAAGGTGATAGCGGCCCTTTAAATGATCAAGCACGTCCATTGTCGATTCAATCAAGTGCGCTTTGCGGGGCAAGATGCTCAAGTACGACTCATTCAGGTCATCGCAGATGGAATAGTCACTAAGACTTAAGGCTTCAAAAACCATTTTAAACCGGCGCTGGCGGATATCGGCATGGGTTACGCGGTTGTTGTCAAATTCAGTCCACAAAAACCGGTTGATCTGCAAAAAATGCCGGCTAAAATCGTCCACCGATGCCACGCCGCAGTCGACAAGCCGAAATGATTCATAAATTTCTTGCAGCGTCTCTGTCGAGTTACGATCAAAGTCCCATAACGTATGGTCAAGGTCAAAAAACAGGTGTTTATACATGTAAATTTTTGTAATACAATTTATAAAAATCAGTGACTTTATAAGCCAGTTGAACTCTTAGAACTAAAATGGCAGGAGGGAAGATTATTTTTTTTCTAATTATTTAAACCCTTAGCCTGGTTGTTGGGTCTGTTGTATAGTGCGTTAAAATTAAATACTATTTTTTCGTTGAATAAGTCAGTATGGGCCGGAACCTCGTTAAAAGTGATTTTCAATCGAAAAACAGTAAAAAAGTACACTGAGAGGTCAAAATCTTGCATAAAAATTTTCCTAGCCCTTGCAAAATATACCGAAAATATGTTATCTTTGAAGAAGAGTAATTCTCACTACAAAAAAAAACGGAGGCCATACACTATCGCAAGAACTCTCTACGTTACCTTAATATATTCTGAAAATGGACAAATTGCAGGTAAGCGACAGTGAGCTTATATCCCTGTATATCCGTGGTAACGAAAAGGCCTTTGAAAAACTTGTTCAGCGCCATAAGTCTCGAGTGTATACGACTATCTATCTGATTGTTAAGGATCAGTATGTAGCCGAAGACCTAATGCAGGACACATTTATTAAGGCTGTGGAAACGCTCAAATCGGGCAAGTACAACGAAGAAGGAAAATTTCTACCCTGGGTCATACGGATTGCTCATAACCTCGCTATCGATTATTTCAGAAGAGATAAACGCTACCCCAATGTAGTGTTCGAAGACGGGAGTAATGTGTTTAATACTCTTGAATTTGCGGAGGATTCCATTGAGTCTTTGCAGATCCGGCAGGAAACACATGAGCACTTACGTGAACTGATTCAGCGGCTGCCCGAGCAGCAACGGCAGGTGTTGATTATGCGGCATTACGAGGAAATGAGTTTCCAAGAAATTGCCGATGCAACCGGAGTCAGTATCAATACAGCATTGGGGAGAATGCGTTATGCTTTGATTAATTTGCGTAAGCAGCTAAGCAAACGTTCGCCCTATTATGATAAAAACTTTTACCAACGATGACGTAATCCGGTACGTCTATGAAGAAACGACCGTCGAAGAGAATTTTCTGATCGAAGATGCTTTGATGGCTGAGCCGGATCTGATGGCTTTTTATCTGGATACTTTAGAGATAAAGCTCCTGATGAACAAAATTGAGCGACAGCCATCCGACCGCTCCATTCAAAACATTTTGAATTACTCAAGTACGTATTCTGCAAACCCATCCGCCTGAGGTCAAGAGGCTGTGATGGGTTTCTTGTTTCCAGACGTCTGTGTTAGTGACAGCCCTGCCTGACAAAAAATCAGGCCAGGGGAATCGCTGACACAGACGCCAGAAATTATATTTGCGCCATGCAAAAGAAAGAGCGCTTTCGTCTGTTCCTGGAATACTTCACAACCCATTTTCCCGAGCCTAAAACCGAACTGCATTTCAGCAATCCGTATGAACTGCTGGTGGCGGTTATTTTGTCGGCCCAGTGTACGGATAAGCGGATCAACCAGATTTCACCGGCGCTGTTCGAACGATTTCCCGAACCAGAATCGCTGGCCGCCGCTTCTGTAGAAGAAGTGTTTTCGTACATTCGGAGCGTTTCTTACCCGAATAACAAAGCCAAACACTTGGTTGGTATGGCAAAGATCCTGACGGAAGAATTTGGGGGAGAAGTACCTGCTCGAGCGGAGGATTTGCAAAAAATGCCGGGTGTTGGCCGAAAAACGGCCAATGTCATCACATCAATTGTCTACAACCAGCCGACAATGGCTGTCGATACGCACGTTTTTCGGGTGTCGCATCGATTGGGGCTAGTGCCTAAAACGGCCACAACACCCTTGGCTGTTGAGAAAGGGCTAATGAAATATACTCCCATTGAGTACGTCCCGAAAGCACACCATTGGCTGATTCTGCACGGACGTTACATCTGTATCGCCCGCTCGCCTAAATGCAACCAGTGTCCCTTGACGCATTTCTGCCAGTACTACGAGAGCATTGGTAAAGCGGCAAAGTTACAGAGCAAGCAAGTAGCTGGTACTCCATAACCTTGCCTTTTTAATTAGAACTGCTCAATGCCGGCAAAGAAAAAGTCACCTTCGATTTTCGCGTTTTCGTCTGAGTCAGAACCGTGAATGGCATTTGATTCAATTGATTTCGCAAATAATTTACGAATGGTTCCTTCGGCAGCCTGGGCTGGGTTCGTTGCCCCGATCAGGGTCCGGAAGTCAGCTACGGCATTGTCTTTTTCCAGAATCATTGGGACAATGGGGCCTGAAGACATATACTTGCACAGGTCATTGTAAAAAGGACGCTCTTGGTGAACAGCGTAAAACTGACCAGCCTGGGCAGGTGTCAGGTGGACTTTTTTAATGGCAACAACCCGAAATCCGGCTTCTTCAATAAGTTTGATAATAGCTCCGGTATGGCCTTCTGCAACGGCATCAGGCTTAATCATTGTGTACGTGCGATTTGTGGTCATTCTGTAAATAGGCAAATATGGATAGGACTGCGTATCCTATGCGCGAAATTAAAGACTTTCTGTTATAAAGCCCATAAAATCAATGTTATTTAACCGGGGAGAAGGCGTAGTGTACGGTTGCGTAAAGTAACTTTACGGAAAAATCTTCGTACTTTTGACGATTGAAGCCAGCGGTAAGCGAACCGGGTTATTATTTTGAAAATGCAAGATATTGAGGCGATCCGCGACTTAGTTCAGAAGCCGCAGACAATTTTTATTACAACGCACCAAAATCCCGATGCCGATGCCCTTGGCTCGTCGCTGGGACTGGCGGGTTATCTGAAAAAGAAAGGCCATCGGGTAACCGTTGTGACTCCAACCGATTATCCAGATAACCTGAAATGGATGAGCGGTAACGATGAAGTTATTGCATTTGAAGAAAAAAGCCGGGTAGCCGTCACGCGTTTAATCGCGGAGGCCGACGTTATTTTCTGCCTGGATTTTTCTGCACTAAGCCGGATCCGGGATATGGAGCCGCTGGTACGGCAGGCTAGGGCGCGGAAGGTCATTATTGATCACCACCTGGAACCCGAAGGTTTTGCCGACTTCATGTACTGGGATTCCAAAGCGGCGGCAACGGCTGAATTAATCTACCGCCTAATAGATCAACTGGGCGATGCAGATCTGGTTGATATTCCCATGGCCGAATGCCTCTATGCGGGTATCATGACCGATACGGGCTCGTTCCGGCACGCCAGCACAACGGGCGACGTACACCGGGTAGCAGCAGCGCTGCTGGATACGGGCATTGAGGTAAATCCCATCCATCGCCGCATTTACGACAATGTCTCAATTGATAAACTGCGTTTCCTAGGGTACATCCTGAACGAAAAACTGGTAGTATTACCTCAATACAAAGCAGCTTACATCACCATTACCGCAGATGAATTAAAGCGATTCCGCTCGAAAGCTGGTGACACGGAAGGGATGGTTAACTATGCCTTGTCGGTAGAAGGAGTGGTAATGGCTGCCATTCTGATTGATCGGGGTGATGAAATTAAGATGTCCTTGCGGTCTGTCGGTGACTTTTCGGTGCGTGAGCTGGCTTGCCGCCATTTTGAAGGGGGAGGCCATAAAAATGCTTCTGGTGGCCGCACCAAAATGACGCTGAAAGAAACCGAAGCAAAACTCCTTGAAGTCCTTCCTCTTTATCAGGAACAATTACTCGAAACTGTATAAAATAACCATCTAACATACGGGATCTAACCCGTCATTTTTTCTTTTATGAATCTGAAATCGATTGCCAAACTGAGTTTACTAGGGATAGGGACTGTGCTGGTAGCTTGTAATCAAAACCGTGTGCAGGTTTCTGAAACAGGTTTGAAATA of Tellurirhabdus bombi contains these proteins:
- a CDS encoding RNA polymerase sigma factor; translation: MSHFNYTDNHTLYYALRQHDESAFDYVYDQLLGPFTHWVYTHNGSEMDAEDAFQKGLESFLINLENGRYQFQATTKVTSVIFDYSKKVWINEVKSARRTKNSNLTESIQPVDDADLQANLERAELVQTVRAALNQLKGDCKNLIEWFYIDELSLREIAEKLGLKENSTKAKRYDCTEKLKEFYLQLAKRQGS
- a CDS encoding glycosyltransferase family 2 protein, whose protein sequence is MLTKIYTEYIISGSAKVRLPRAVPTPTLSVVLPCLNEAETLKTCILKIQQTFFENNIQGEIIIADNGSTDDSQAIALRCGARLVSVHKKGYGNTLQGGIMAARGQYIIMGAADDSYNFFELPRLLEQLEAGYTLVIGNRFKGGIAKQAMPLLHRYLGNPMLSFIGRLFYNIQIGDFHCGLRGFHKKEYERWNLRSPGTEFASEMVVKASLNQAKITEVPVTLSRNGRSRAPQLRTWQDGWRHLHFLLVYSPRWLFIIPGILISVLGLLICLWLLPHTPEIRQIQFDIHFMLVGAVALIIGLQLIALGLISHINGAITTVFPKRRWTEQVTKPSFINKMIFGGLSFLLLGGLGLVYSFQIWEETSFGRLDPQYMLRVLIPFILLLTIGVQLISTGFMISILSGHKR
- a CDS encoding beta-1,6-N-acetylglucosaminyltransferase encodes the protein MDSFRASSAGAKLSPRLVYLLLVHTLPQQCRRLIERLQSSASTFWVHVDAKSDQSVFCRELQGLPVRFVQKRYHAQWGRYTFVEAKLAGIQEIIDSQQLFDQLIILSGQDYPLVSSEAISTHFSAYPNCSFVHHVPITQLEANMHDRVSKYHFYLPLNRAIIYPYDNGGWLKKRINAAIRLSGQFPLPRPALLGYPFYFGSNWVRLSWKATNYLLKKVASFPEIATFFRRTLVSDEFFFQTLLLNASEEERGIIINSNCTFTHWNRPPEAYQTPLSMNDLESSLTSQCLFARKFNELYDKKLLTWLDQHHN
- a CDS encoding phytanoyl-CoA dioxygenase family protein, producing the protein MPPLNTPWVESPFFLQELEESAYSPETKVLLQQYAEDGYVVIDPEIDEKVLTEVRDSLKPTFQDHGTNRLQDAWKYNEAVKKIASAPKVMQVLTMLYRRQPVPFQTLNFSTGSQQRTHSDSIHFNSIPERFLAGVWVALEDIHDGNGPLHYYPKSHKLPFYDLSILGLKGSASTSMEEMLASYYARYEDFIAELVAKKKLEKRVLNLKKGQAMIWSANLLHGGEPITQAGSTRYTQVNHYYFSDCAYYRPMLTDMALERISIQKVTNIATGQEVKSKYLNTSINHIGYAYKLYLPGNIMRTLVPSGVRRWVKQITNR
- a CDS encoding 3-hydroxyacyl-CoA dehydrogenase is translated as MDFLNATALITGGASGLGEATVRLFHEQGANVVIVDLNEERGKALATELGPKVRFVRTDVTSETDVQAAVDLAMQEFGYLSITVNCAGIAEARKTIGKVDGLYGPHSLAAFEKTIKINLIGTFNVIRLAAFAMEKNTPNTEGERGVIINTASAAAFDGQIGQVAYAASKGGIVSMTLPIARDLARTGIRVMTIAPGLFETPLLLGLPEEARLSLGQQVPFPSRLGRPQEYALLAKSIVENPMLNGEVIRLDGAIRMAPK
- a CDS encoding YjjG family noncanonical pyrimidine nucleotidase, with protein sequence MYKHLFFDLDHTLWDFDRNSTETLQEIYESFRLVDCGVASVDDFSRHFLQINRFLWTEFDNNRVTHADIRQRRFKMVFEALSLSDYSICDDLNESYLSILPRKAHLIESTMDVLDHLKGRYHLHIITNGFDEIQTLKMSSSGITDYFEHIITNQKANAKKPDPLIFEFALNVTEASLGESLMIGDNYDADVLGAIRAGMDVVYYNPAQLPVEAEQPTYEISHLKELIAIL
- a CDS encoding RNA polymerase sigma factor, producing the protein MDKLQVSDSELISLYIRGNEKAFEKLVQRHKSRVYTTIYLIVKDQYVAEDLMQDTFIKAVETLKSGKYNEEGKFLPWVIRIAHNLAIDYFRRDKRYPNVVFEDGSNVFNTLEFAEDSIESLQIRQETHEHLRELIQRLPEQQRQVLIMRHYEEMSFQEIADATGVSINTALGRMRYALINLRKQLSKRSPYYDKNFYQR
- the nth gene encoding endonuclease III, producing MQKKERFRLFLEYFTTHFPEPKTELHFSNPYELLVAVILSAQCTDKRINQISPALFERFPEPESLAAASVEEVFSYIRSVSYPNNKAKHLVGMAKILTEEFGGEVPARAEDLQKMPGVGRKTANVITSIVYNQPTMAVDTHVFRVSHRLGLVPKTATTPLAVEKGLMKYTPIEYVPKAHHWLILHGRYICIARSPKCNQCPLTHFCQYYESIGKAAKLQSKQVAGTP
- a CDS encoding nucleoside-diphosphate kinase, which codes for MTTNRTYTMIKPDAVAEGHTGAIIKLIEEAGFRVVAIKKVHLTPAQAGQFYAVHQERPFYNDLCKYMSSGPIVPMILEKDNAVADFRTLIGATNPAQAAEGTIRKLFAKSIESNAIHGSDSDENAKIEGDFFFAGIEQF
- a CDS encoding DHH family phosphoesterase, whose translation is MQDIEAIRDLVQKPQTIFITTHQNPDADALGSSLGLAGYLKKKGHRVTVVTPTDYPDNLKWMSGNDEVIAFEEKSRVAVTRLIAEADVIFCLDFSALSRIRDMEPLVRQARARKVIIDHHLEPEGFADFMYWDSKAAATAELIYRLIDQLGDADLVDIPMAECLYAGIMTDTGSFRHASTTGDVHRVAAALLDTGIEVNPIHRRIYDNVSIDKLRFLGYILNEKLVVLPQYKAAYITITADELKRFRSKAGDTEGMVNYALSVEGVVMAAILIDRGDEIKMSLRSVGDFSVRELACRHFEGGGHKNASGGRTKMTLKETEAKLLEVLPLYQEQLLETV